ACATCAAGTTTATGGCAGCAAGTAATACAGAAAAGTACCTCTTTGAACCTCCAGATTCAGTGTTgtcatgttttctatttttcttagtTGTAGTTTCCAAGCTTTGGCTATAATGAGAAAGAAACAACTTAGAACATAAACTGAGTTTTCATACTATTGTGCCACTTCCTAATATATGGTCGAGAATTGACTCCTAGACCACAACCTATTGTGCCACTTCCTAATATATGCTGTTGCGGCTGGCTTTACTGCCTCCATTGCAGCCCAATTCTTGCCAAATATATATGGGTTCCATGAGTAAGCAACTGCCCATAGGTGGTCGTCAAATACTTTTCCAGTAAACTTCTTCTTGAAGTTGCTCACCAATACATTTTCTCCTCATCAATACCAACATGCTCATTCTGCGGGATTGGGTTGCAAAGATAACTATCATCGGCCTCTTTTGTGTTGTTGTCTGCTTGAACATCTGTCCAATCCTCGGCGATAGGCTCATATGCTTCTTTGGAGGG
This region of Triticum dicoccoides isolate Atlit2015 ecotype Zavitan unplaced genomic scaffold, WEW_v2.0 scaffold114407, whole genome shotgun sequence genomic DNA includes:
- the LOC119343066 gene encoding uncharacterized protein LOC119343066, with protein sequence MDPEKVVHMLIAYCDPSKEAYEPIAEDWTDVQADNNTKEADDSYLCNPIPQNEHVGIDEEKMYCQSLETTTKKNRKHDNTESGGSKRPRRKRRLLRRFRCHFTAQQWAQGAESLILLALL